The following DNA comes from Mucilaginibacter jinjuensis.
GAAAATAATAACCACCACATCGCCTTCTTTAAACATATCCTTCATTTGTAGCACACCTGCAACTGCCGAACCTGTAGAGTTACCTACAAAGATACCTTCGCGCAGGGCAACCTCACGGGTCATCAAGGCAGCATCTTTATCGGTTACTTTCTCGAAGTGATCTATAAGGCTGAAATCAACGTTTTGCGGAAGAAAATCTTCGCCAATACCTTCAGTGATATATGGGTAGATCTCGTCCTTATCAAAAATACCGGTCTCTTTATATTTCTTAAATACCGAACCATAAGTATCGATACCCAGAACCTTAATGTTAGGGTTCTTTTCTTTTAAATACTTAGCTGTACCAGAAATGGTACCCCCTGTACCCACACCTGCTACCAGGTGAGTAATTTTACCTTCTGTCTGTTCCCAAATCTCCGGACCGGTTTGCTCGTAATGCGCAGCCGAATTCGACAGGTTATCGTACTGGTTTGGTTTCCAAGAATTAGGCACCTCACGCTCCAAACGTGATGATACAGAATAATAAGAACGTGCATCCTCGGGATCAACGTTGGTTGGGCATACAATAACCTCGGCACCAAAAGCGCGTAAAGCGTCAAATTTTTCTTTCGATTGCTTATCTGTGCTGGTAAAAATACACTTGTAGCCTTTAATTACAGCTGCAATAGCCAAACCCATACCGGTGTTGCCAGATGTACCCTCGATGATGGTGCCCCCGGGTTTCAAACGGCCGTCGCGCTCGGCATCTTCTATCATTTTAAGGGCCATACGGTCCTTAATAGAATTGCCGGGGTTGGTTGTTTCGATCTTAGCCAAAACAGTAGCCGGTATATCCTTTGTAATTTTGTTAAGCTTAACCATCGGCGTATTGCCAATGGTTTCGAGTATATTATTGTACCACATAATTAGTGCAAAGGTGCAAATAGGCATTGAATAATCAATACCTATTTACCTAAAAGTATATTAAAATGATAGACTTAGTATCTTAGAATTTTAAGTGCTTCACAGTAAGCCCGTTGTTGATCAACTGTTTCAATGATTCGATACCGATCTTCAAATGTGTTTCCACATAACTCTCGGTTACTTTCGAGTCACTTTCTGCAGTCTTCACCCCTTCCGGGATCATCGGCTGATCTGATACCAGTAGCAACGCCCCAGTCGGGATCTTATTAGCGAAACCTGTAGTAAATATAGTTGCTGTTTCCATATCTACAGCCATGGCACGCAGGGTTTTCAGATATTTCTTAAATTCTTTATCATGTTCCCAAACGCGGCGGTTGGTGGTATAGCAGGTACCTGTCCAGTAATCCTTACCAAAATCGCGCATGGTGGTTGATATTGCTTTTTGCAATGCGAAAGCTGGTAGCGCAGGCACTTCTGCCGGCAGGTAATCGTTTGATGTACCTTCGCCCCTGATGGCCGCGATTGGCAGGATCAGGTCGCCTACGTTATTCTTCTTTTTCAAACCACCGCATTTACCTAAAAATATAACTGCTTTGGGTTTAATGGCGGTTAGCAGATCCATTACAGTTGCTGCTACCGAGCTTCCCATACCAAAGTTGATGATAGTGATGCCGTTAGCCGTAACGCTTTGCATGGGTTTATCCAGGCCCATAATTGGTGCATCGTTATTCCAGGTAGAGAATAACTGCAGGTACTTTGAAAAATTAGTCAGGATAATGTACTGTCCAAAATCACTCAGCGGGCGGCCGGTATAACGTGGCAACCAATTGGCTACAATTGATTCTTTTGTTTTTAAGCCTGCTTTAACTGGTGATTGAACTTCTTTAACCTGGTTGGTTTGTTCTTCAATTGGATTCTTTTTTGCTTCGATTTCTTCGTTCATATTGCCTCTTTTAACATTGCCTCTCACCATGAGAGGTCTTTTTAACCTACAATGCCCTCTCTTGGGGAGAAGGCCAATTTATCAATAAAGATAAGTTTATTTTGAGTGCCTGTAAGGGCTTGTTTGAAAAGTTAATTTGCGGGAAACACTAACTTTTTATACAACAAACCCCGGTGCTTTTGACACCAGGGCTGCTTGTAATGTTTACAAATATACTAAATATATTCGGTATTTTATCAACCTAAGCTACTTTCAGCTTTTTAAGGTCCGACTTTTCAAACTTCTCGTGTGCGTAATCAAGCGTAACGTTCAGGCGTTTCACATCTTTTTGAGATGGGAACTCAAACATCGCATCAATCATGATAGCCTCACAAATTGAGCGTAAACCACGTGCACCTAACTTAAATTCCATTGCTTTATCAACGATGAAATCAAGCACATCTGTTTCAAACTCCAATTTAACACCTTCGTATTCAAACAATTTTTTGTATTGTTTCAACAGCGAGTTTTTAGGCTCGGTTAAAATATTCTGCAATGCATCACGGTCAAGCGGGTTCAAGTAAGTAAGGATTGGCAAACGACCGATCAACTCAGGAATCAAACCAAAAGATTTTAAATCCTGTGGTGTGATGTACTTGTAAAGGTTTTTCATGTCAACCTCGCCATCGTCGTGCTTTAACTTGTAACCTACTGTTTGGGTACGTAAACGGTTGGCAATCTTACGATCAATACCGTCGAACGCGCCACCGCAAATAAACAGGATGTTGCTGGTATTCACCGTAATCATTTTTTGATCCGGGTGTTTACGGCCACCTTGTGGTGGTACGTTTACCATGGTACCTTCCAGTATCTTCAAAAGCGCTTGTTGCACGCCCTCGCCAGATACATCGCGGGTAATAGAGGCATTATCGCTCTTGCGGGCAATTTTATCAACCTCATCTATATATACTATGCCTTTTTCGGCAGCTGTAACGTCATAATCTGCGGCTTGCAGCAAACGGGTAAGTATACTTTCCACGTCTTCGCCTACATAACCGGCTTCGGTAAGTACGGTAGCATCGCAAATACAAAACGGTACGTTTAATACTTTTGCAATGGTTTTTGCCAGTAAAGTTTTACCTGTACCGGTCTCGCCAACCATAATGATGTTCGATTTTTCAATCTCAACTTCATCTTTTTCTATGCGTTGGTTTAAGCGTTTGTAGTGGTTATAAACCGCTACAGACAATATCTTTTTAGCATCGTCCTGGCCTATTACATACTCATCCAGGTGAGATTTAATCTCGGCCGGTTTAAGCATAGTAGGTGCAGCAGGCGAAGCCTTTACTTTACGTACTTTAAGTTCCTCAGCTAAAATTTCATTGGCCTGGTTAACGCATTTATCACAAATGTGTGCATCAAGCCCCGCTATCAGCATCAGGGAATCCTGTTTACCGGCGCCACAAAATGAACACCTGATTTCCTTGCTGTTCTTATTCATCTGAATTGGTTTTATATCAAAAATAATTAATCCCCGTCACAATCGCAACTTCACGCTATAACAATAACATTAAACTGCAAAAGCAGCTTAATGTTATTAATTATTTTATTTTTTATTTCTCGTGTGCGCCACGTAAAATCTCATCAACCATACCAAATTCTTTTGCTTCTTCAGCAATCATCCAATGGTCGCGGTCTGATGCATCCCAAACTTTTTGGTAAGGTGCACCACTGTGTTTAGAGATAATTTCGTACAACTCAACTTTCAGTTTCTGAATTTCGCGAGCTGTGATCTCGATATCAGAAGCCTGGCCTTGTGCACCACCCAGTGGTTGGTGAATCATTACGCGTGAGTGAGGTAAAGCAGCGCGTTTGCCATCGGCACCGGCACATAATAGTACAGCAGCCATAGAAGCAGCCATGCCTGTACAAATAGTAGCCACATCGTTTGATACAAATTGCATGGTATCATAGATACCTAAACCTGCATAAACCGATCCACCTGGTGAGTTAATGTAGATCTGGATATCGCGTTTAGCATCTGCAGACTGTAAAAACAGTAATTGTGCCTGGATAATGTTGGCAATGTTTTCATAAATGGCATCACCTAAAAAGATGATACGGTCCATCATTAAACGAGAGAAAACGTCCATTTGTGCTACATTCAGTTGACGTTCCTCGATGATGTAAGGAGTCATGTCAACCGGGCGGTGAATAGCGGTAGGCATCATTTTATGCTCAACGCTCGATATAAATTTATCTACAAACAGGCTGTTAATACGGTGGTGTTTAACGGCGTATTTTCTGAACTCGTCTTTATTAATATTATTCATAAATCTGTGATTAAGTAATTACTGTTAATACTGGTAAATATAGTTTTTAGGCCGACAGTTTAATAACCGCCTGCCCATTTTTACATAATTATTAAGCGCTTGTTTGTATTTGTGCCACACAGGCGAAATCGAACAATAAACGCAGCGCTTAAAACTAAGTTTTTTATAAAAAATAAAAGCAACCAGGGGTTACCCTGGTTGCTTTTATGGTGTTATACTATTTTTAAGGTTTGCTTATGCTTCTGCAAGCTCAGAAAACTCTTTAAATGTGATGTCCTTTTTGTTTAAAGTGATAATGCCTTTCAGGTAATCTAACACTTTAATAGCTTTTGCCTCTTCGAACATGCGGTTAGCATTTTCTTTATCCTGTAAAAATTGTACAGTGTATTGTGCTAGTTGCTCTTCAGGAAGCGGTTGCGGGCTATACATGCGGAACTGTGCATCAAGCTGGCGTTTTGCTTGTTCAAAAACTTCTTTGTACTCGATCTTCAAATCATTGTTGGTCACAATTTTATTGGTGATCAAAGTCCATTTTAAGTTTTTAGCAAAATCATCGTAACCACCTGCTAACTCTTCGTCAGTTAATTTTTCGTTGGTTGCTTTTAACCAGCGTTTTAAAAACTCATCAGGCAATTCAAATTTAATTTTCTCGATGCTGTAGTTATAAAGGTCGTTTTGCAGTTTACGATCTGCATCCTGCACCATCATGCTTTCCAGCTCTTCGGTAATCTTAGCTCTGAATTGCTCTTCGGTAGTTACATCAGTACCTTCACCAAATATTTTATCAAAGAACGCCTGATCCAGGTCGCTTTCATCTAAACGGTTAACATTTTTAACAGTTAGGCTGAAGTTAGATTTCAGATCAGCAGCTGCATCTTCTTCGATCTTTAACAGACCGGCAATTTTTGCAGCATCATTGTTATATGCTTTTTGAATATCAAATTCAACAACATCACCTTTCTTTAAACCAATCAGTGATGCTTTAATTTTTTCATCCTGGATTTGCTCGATACGAACAGAAGCAGTTTGTGTAATACCACCTTCAAAAACAGAACCATCTGGTGAAAGCTGCGCTAAATCGCCATAAAGAACGTCACCATCTGCCGATACGTCAGGATTTGTCATCTTTCCATAGCTACGACGCAGGTTTTTGATACGAGAGTCTAACGTTTCGTCATCAACTTTGATAACGTATTGGTCTAACTTATCATCTTTAGAAAATTCAACGCTAAATTCCGGAGCCAAACCTACTTCGTAGTTAAACTCAAATTTGTCATTAAAATCCCAGTTATATTCAACCTTATCATCAACTTTAGGTAATGGCTGGCCCAATACTTCCAGTTTTTCTTCGGTTAAGTAGTTGTTTAATGTATCTGATAACAGGTTATTGATCTCATCAAGCAAAATGCTTTTACCATACATTCTTTTTACGTGAGATGTTGGCACCATACCTGGACGAAATCCTGGAATTTTAGCCTTCTTAGCCTGTTCTTTTATCGCTTTTTCAACACGTGGCTGGTAATCTTCAGGATTAAGGTTAATGGAGATAACAGCATTAAGCTTACCTGTTTTTTCCTGTGAGATGTTCATCTTATTAAAGGAGTTTTGTTTTTTAATTTATCTCTGCTGCCAAATGCAGTCAGTTTTTCGAGGCGCAAAAATAAGGATTTTTTTGGAGAATTCGGACAATTTTGATTTCGGATTTCGCATGTCCGATTTCGGAATTGGTTAACACGTAATAAACAAGAACGTCATTGCGAGGTACGAAGCAATCGCGAACTTTACAGAGCGGCTCTGCATATTGGGGATTGCTTCGTTCCTCGCAATGACGCGTTTGATGATTAATTCCGAAATCGAAAATCCGATATCCGAACTCCCTTAATCAACCTTCGTCAATTTCGAAGCGCCTGATTTTTCATTCTGGATATTAGCCGGGTTGCCTTTATATTTAATATCTGAGGCACCCATTGTGCTAACTTTTAAACTTTTTAGTACGTTAATTTCGCAGTTGCTGGCACCTGTGGTACTCAGGTCGTAATCGCCAACTACAAAATCAAAGGCATGTAACTTGCCGCTGCCGGTGAAGCTACTTTTTGCTGCAGCCGCCTGGCCGGTTAAAAAGAGCTCGTTAGCGCCGCTGCCATCAACAGAGAAATCGGCGGCGTTTAAATTCAGTGTAATTTTGTTACCGCCAGATAGAGACAATCTTAAATTATCAGTATTGATTTTACCGTCGCTATTTAACTCAATTGCACCATCTGCAGATAGTGATTCGAGCCTGCCTACACCGATGTTAATGGTGATGGGGCCTTTAGAACAAAAGTTCTTTTTAGAGTAAATGTGCAATTTGCCGCCGCTTACACCTGTTCTGATATATTTTAACAGGTTATCATCGGCAGTAATTTTAACGCCCATGCTGCTATCCTGTTTAAGTACTACATTAAAAGCACCCTGAATTTCTATGCTTTTAAAATCGCCAAACTTGCGGGTTTCTGTATTTTCATTGCCCGAGCCTTTAATACAATTGTTTCTGCACGCAGAGAGTGTACACAACAAGGCAATGGCCATTATAAATGAAGGGATTACTATTAGCTTTTTCATGATGATTGTTTAGTGTTTAGACCAGTGATTGTGAGCCCAAGTTACACCAAAAATAAAAAAAGCCATCAATTTTTGATGGCTGTGAACATATATAATGAACTTTTTTGCAAGTGTTTTCTTATAAACCGGCTACTTGTTCTGCTTTTGCAAAGCCATCGGAGCTTACTTTACGAACCATGTTGGTGGCTACAAATTTGGTGCTGTTTACTGTGGCAGACTGGTTGTATTTTAAGTTACAATCGTTTACAGTACCTGTTAAGTTGGCAGTAGCCTGATCGTTTACATTGATGTTTGCACTGTAAGCTTCCATTTCAAGGTTAGCGGCTGCGCGGTTGTAAAGGTTAACTTCCAGGTTAATGCTGTTTAATTTGCCGAATGATTTTACTGAAGCATTATCATAAGCGGTGATGCTTTGTAATTCGGCTGCGGTTACCCAAATCACCAATTTTTCTTTTTTGTATGATGCGATGCGTAACACGCCGTTTTGGTTTTGTACAAAAGCATTTTCGCTGTAGTATTTATCGTATACTTTTACATTATCGGTTGTGCCATCTGATACGTATAATTCAACGTTACCGCGAACATCTATTTTGTTGATATGTTTTACATCTGTTAATACGGTGCTGGTGCTGCTGCTATGAGTTGCTGCGAATGTGTTTGTGCTGGTTGCTAATGCTAATGATAACACTGCTGCAATGGTTAAGATTTGAGTTTTCATATTATGTAATGTTTTGATGATCTGTTAATTGTAATAGCCTCTGTGCTAATTACGATAATAAGACGCACCCATTTTTAAAACGTTACAGCCTCCGTTACCCAATAAGGCATCTAATATGTAAACAGGCAGTTTTACCCGGTGAACGGGTTAATTTTATCGGCGAAATCCCCTATAAATAATACACATCGCCGTTGGTTTTTACCTTCCCGGCATCTAATAACAGCCTGATGGCGGCCAGTTTTTCGTTTTGGTGATTACCGTTGAGCGCGGTAATCAGCTGATCGAGGGTTAAGGGTGATGTGGTAAGCTGCTGAATGATCTCTGTAGCGAGGTTTTCGGCTATTTCCTGACGGTTGTTTTGGCGTTTCTCTTGCAGGCATATATCGCAGAGGCTGCATTTGGGCGCATCATACTCATCAAAATAAGCTAACAATAACTGACTGCGGCATTTCTGGGCTTCGGTATAATGAAACACGGCTTCCATTTTATCGCGGTACAGCTGCTTGCGCTCATTAATATAGTTAATGCTGATGAGCATATTAGCACCGGTTTGCCGGGGCTTTAAATAAGTGATCTGTGGTTTATCGGTTTGAGGGAGATAATTGAGCACACCAAAATCCTGCAACTGGTTCAGGTTATCGATGATCATCTGCACCGTGGTACCCGTTCGTTTGGAGATATCGAATTCGCGGATATTAATATAGTGGTCGAATGCACCACCATAAGACCTCAGCAATACCTTAATAAAAGGATCCCATGCCGGGTTTTGGATCTGGAAGTTATACAGCTGCTCATTCATTACCTCGAAACGGAAACGTGATGGCAGAAATACACTCTCGTTAACAGACAGGTATTCATCCTGCTCCAGAAACTTCAAGGCATTTAAAGTTTTGATGGCATCGAGCTTAAACTTGCTGCAAAAATCTTTCAGGTCGAAATCAAAACTCAGCCCCTCGCCTGCACCGTAGGCCAGTTGAAAGTAATTAGCTAGGTAATGGTATACCTGCTTCATTTCTTCGAGGGTTGGGTAACTGGCCTCAAATTTTTTCTCCATCAGCACCTTATCGGCACTATTATATAGGAGTACGGCGTAGGCACGCTTCTCATCCCGACCAGCCCTGCCTGCTTCCTGGTAATACGCTTCCAGGCTCTCGGGCAGATCGCGGTGGATCACAAACCTTACATCCGGCTTATCAATCCCCATTCCGAAAGCATTGGTGGCTACCATTATATTGGTAAGGTTATTTTTCCAGTTGTTCTGTTTGGATGATCTTAGGTCTGACGATAAACCGGCGTGATAATAATCGGCACGTAAACCATTCTGATTTAAAAATTGCGCCAGCTCAAAAGTGTCTTTACGGCTGCGTACATATATAATGCCGCTGCCTTTGGCACCACGGGCAACCTGCAACATCCGGCGGAGTTTATTCTCCTCATATTCTACCAGGTAACTGATATTTTTACGTTCGAAACTTTGCTGAAACGTAACTGCATTTCGCAATTGCAGCTTCTCAATAATATCAATCTTAACATTTACCGTGGCGGTTGCCGTAAGCGCCAGTATAGGTACTTGCGGATGCAGGTTGCGCAGCTCGGCAATATGTAGGTATGACGGACGGAAATCGTAACCCCATTGCGAGATACAATGCGCTTCATCAACCGCAATGAGGTTTACCCTCATATACTTGATACGTTCCTGCACCAACTCAGACAATAAACGCTCGGGTGAGAGGTATAGAAACTTTACATCGCCGTAAATACAATTATCTAATGCCAGATCAATTTCCCGCCTGCTCATGCCTGATACAATAGATATGGCGTTAATCCCTTTAGCACGCAGGTTCTCTACCTGGTCTTTCATCAAGGCAATCAATGGAGAGATCACCAGACAAATACCATCCATCGCCATAGCAGGCACCTGGAAGCAAACCGACTTACCACCACCTGTAGGCAATAAAGCCAGCGCATCCTTGCCATCCAGCACGGCAGAAATAATTTCCTCCTGCAGCGGGCGAAAGTGTTGATGGTTCCAGTATTGCTTTAAAATTTCTTGTATCGTCATTATTGCGGGTGACAAAGCCTGCTAATATCGCAAATTATCGGCTTCTACTTAAATCCTTCCACCAGCCAGCTATAAAACGCAGGGAAATCGCCATTCCATTGTTTCTCGTTATGTTGAGCTCCTTTTATAATAACGGTTGGTGTACTTACTTTGTTGATGCCTTTAGCCTGCATCAGCTCTGCCATCTTTTGCATATCGGCTACCATATCATCGCTTTCAGCATCTCCACATACAAAATAGAAACGGGCCTTGGCATTTACTTTTTGTTTTTGGGCGAAATCATAAATAGGCGGCGCTATCCAGAATGCCGGTGAGAAAATACCCGCCTGTCCGAATACTTCACGATATTTTAATTCGGCATACATAGAGATCAATCCTCCCATCGAGCTGCCTGCAATTGCTGTGTGTCCGGCATCAGTAAGCGTTTTATAATGTTGATCTATATAAGGCTTCAACGTTTTTACCAGAAATTCCACATAAGCATCACCCTGGCCTTTGCCATATTTAGAATCGTAGGGGTTGTATTCACTAATGCGGTAATCGCCGCCATGATCTATACCTATAATAATACACTGGTCTTTTTCGGGCACTTTATCCATCAGTTCATCAACGCCCCATTCGCCGTAACCCGAAGTATAATTATCAAACAGGTTTTGACCATCGTGCATGTAAAGCACCGGGTACTTACGTTTAGTGGTTTCATAATCTTTGGGCAGGTAGATCCATACCCGGCGTTGCCTGCTCAGTTGCGGCATATCAAAATGTTCACTAATAATATGTACCTGTGCTGTGGCTGTGTGCTGTTTCTCTGCTTTAGGGAAGTTATCCTGCCAGGCTGCCGCAGTAATATTAATGGTAGTATCCTTCTTCAAATAAATTTGCCTGTTAGTTAGGCCATTTCCCGTGGCATCGCATTCAACAGTTTCCCAACTGCCGCGGGTTACCTTAAACTCGTATAAGCCAGGTTTTAACCGGGTTGTTAGCCGGTAAGTACCCTCACTTATTTGCTGCAATTTAAAAGCAGTATCTGCCGCCTGCCAACTATTAAAACTGCCTGCCAAATAAAGCTTGCTTTCCGCTCCATTTTTGGCAGCCGGCGCATGCAGGTTAAAGGTGATTTTGGGCTGTGCCGTAATCAAAAAAGTTTGCGCGAAAAGCAAAAACGCGCAGAAAAAATATTTTTTTTTCATTATTAATTGTATGATGAACATTTAATTTACCGGGAACGTTCCCGGTAACGTTTACGTAAAAGTAAAATTGCCAATTGTGTAATTTTGACACCAGTTTTTTTTATAATCCTTATTTAGTTCAAAATAAGCCCGAAAATAAGTCTTTGTTTTAAAAACTTACGCCCCTATCAATATTTCCTTAAAGTTAAAATTAGACAATAAAAAGTATTGATAATTATCTTATATATAAAATTTGCAAATATTAGTTCTTGCTGTAAATTAGTCGCATGCTGTTTTAGCATAAAACAAATAAACCAATTTCGGCCTTCAATAGCCTTAATTTTTAACAGAAAAAAACTAAACTAAATGGGAAAAACCTACTCAAAAAAGTATGTGCTTCTTTTTGCGTTCCTAATGCTTTCTATTATGGCATTTGCGCAATCCGGAAGCATCAGCGGTAAGATTGTTGATGAACACAATCAACCCCTACCCGGTGCAACAGTAACTATTAACGGCACCACCAACGGGGCCGCTGCTGACGCCGACGGTAATTATGTAATTAAAAACATAAAAGCCGGCACATATACTTTAACCGCAAAATTTGTTGGTTACGAAGCCGGAGTAAAAACAGTAACCGTAAACGGCGCCACAACTGCATCGTTCGGTCTGTTACCAAGCACTAAATCATTAAACGAGGTTGTGGTTATCGGTTACGGTACACAAACACGTAAAGAAGTTACAGGCGCTATTTCAACTGTAGGTTCAAAAGACTTCCAGACAGGCACCGTTACCTCGCCCGATCAATTGATACAAGGTAAAGTAGCCGGTGTATCTATTACTACAACCGGTGGTCAGCCAGGTGCTGGTAGCACCATCCGTATCCGCCAGGGTGCATCATTAAACGCCAGCAATGAGCCTTTAATTGTAATTGATGGTGTGCCATTGGCTCCGGGCAGAAACCCTGACGGAACTTCAAGAATTGCCGGTGTTGGTGACCCGATCAGCTTAATTGATCCTAACGATATCGAAAGCTTTACCATCCTTAAGGATGCGGCTTCAACTGCTATCTACGGTTCACGTGCATCAAACGGTGTAATTATCATTACTACCAAAAAAGGCACAAGTGGTACCCCTACTATCAATTTCAGCTCGCAAAACTCAATTGCTACAGCAACACAAAAATTAGACCTGCTATCCGGCGATCAGATCAGAGCTTATGTAAATGCTAATGGTAATGCCGCCGCTAAAGCGCTTTTAGGTACTGCCAATACTAACTGGCAGGATGAAATTTATCAAAATGCATTTGCAAGTAATGATAACCTGAGCATTTCTGGTTCAACCAAACACATGCCTTACCGCGTTTCTGTTGGTTACCTTAGCCAGGATGGTATTTTAAAAACCGACCATATCGACCGTACTTCTGGTGCTGTTAGATTAAGCCCACGCTTTTTTAACGATGACCTTAAAATTGATGTAAACTTAAACGGTACTTACCAGGATAGCCGCTTTGCTAATCAGGATGCTATCGGCGCTGCCGTAGCTTTCGATCCAACTCAACCCGTTTATAATTCAAAATCAAAATATAACGGTTATACCGAGTTTTATGATGCCAACAACCTGTTAAATCCTAACGCCCCGCGTAACCCGGTTGGTTTATTAGAGGATAAACACAATGATGGCGACGCTTACAGAACTTACGGTAACGTTACCGCCGATTATCGTTTTCACTTTTTACCGCAATTACATGCTAACGTTAACTTAGGTTATGATTTGGCTAAAGGCGGCGGCAGTACTTACGTACCTGCAAATGCAGCACAATCTTTTAGCAACGGTAACCCAAATAACCTTTTCAATACAGGCGGTTTGAGTTCAGAATATCATCAAAAAACCTATAACTCGGTTTTTGAAGGTTATTTAAACTACAACAACACCTTTAAAGATATTAAGAGTAATATTAACGCTACAGCAGGTTATGGTTATTACGATTTCCGTACCGTTAACCGCAACTTTGCAAGCTATACAGCAGCCGGAGTTCTTGTAGATGGTTCTACCCCTACTTACCCTTACGGCGAAAACCGCTATACTTTAGAATCGTACTATGGCCGTTTAATTTACACTTACAATAGCAAATATATTTTAGCAGGATCTATCCGTACAGATGGTTCATCAAGATTTTCTCCCGAAAACCGTTGGGGTGTATTCCCTTCTGCAGCATTTACCTGGCGCATGAGCGACGAAGACTTTTTGAAAGGTTCAAAAACTTTGTCTGACTTGAAAATGCGCTTAAGCTATGGTGTAACCGGCCAGCAAGACGGTATTGATTATTATCGTTATATCCCATCTTATTACCTGAGTGATAACACTTCTAAATATCAATTTGGCAATGGTGGAAATAGCCTTTATAACATGTATACACCAAATGCTTATGATACCAGCTTAAAATGGGAACAAACAACTGCTTATAACGCCGGTTTTGATTACGGTTTCTTAAACCAGCGCATTAGCGGTAGCATTGATTTTTACTACAAGAAAACTAAAGATCTGCTTTCGCAGGTATACTTGCCGGTTGGTACCAACTTTACCAACTTAATTACAACCAACGTTGGTAACACCGAAACAAAAGGTGTTGAGTTTACCATTAATGCTATCCCTGTTAAAACCAAAGATTTTACCTGGAGCTTTAACTATAACGTAGCTTATAACAACAATAAAATTACCAACCTTAGCTTAGTACCGGGTGTACAAAATGTAACAATAGCTACCGGTTCTATTTCGGGTGCTACAGGCACTACCGTGCAAGAGCATGCTGTTGGTTATGCACCATACTCGTTCTATGTTTACAAACAAGTATATGGCGCTAACGGCAAACCACTTGAAGGTGTTTACGCCGATTTAAATGGCGATGGTATTATTAATGATAGCGACCGTTATTTATACAAAAGCCCTGCCCCTAAAGTTACTATGGGCTTCTCAACCGAGTTCGATTATAAAAAATGGAGCTTGAGCACTGTATTACGTGCCAGTTTGGGCAACTACGTATATAACAATACA
Coding sequences within:
- a CDS encoding SusC/RagA family TonB-linked outer membrane protein, which translates into the protein MGKTYSKKYVLLFAFLMLSIMAFAQSGSISGKIVDEHNQPLPGATVTINGTTNGAAADADGNYVIKNIKAGTYTLTAKFVGYEAGVKTVTVNGATTASFGLLPSTKSLNEVVVIGYGTQTRKEVTGAISTVGSKDFQTGTVTSPDQLIQGKVAGVSITTTGGQPGAGSTIRIRQGASLNASNEPLIVIDGVPLAPGRNPDGTSRIAGVGDPISLIDPNDIESFTILKDAASTAIYGSRASNGVIIITTKKGTSGTPTINFSSQNSIATATQKLDLLSGDQIRAYVNANGNAAAKALLGTANTNWQDEIYQNAFASNDNLSISGSTKHMPYRVSVGYLSQDGILKTDHIDRTSGAVRLSPRFFNDDLKIDVNLNGTYQDSRFANQDAIGAAVAFDPTQPVYNSKSKYNGYTEFYDANNLLNPNAPRNPVGLLEDKHNDGDAYRTYGNVTADYRFHFLPQLHANVNLGYDLAKGGGSTYVPANAAQSFSNGNPNNLFNTGGLSSEYHQKTYNSVFEGYLNYNNTFKDIKSNINATAGYGYYDFRTVNRNFASYTAAGVLVDGSTPTYPYGENRYTLESYYGRLIYTYNSKYILAGSIRTDGSSRFSPENRWGVFPSAAFTWRMSDEDFLKGSKTLSDLKMRLSYGVTGQQDGIDYYRYIPSYYLSDNTSKYQFGNGGNSLYNMYTPNAYDTSLKWEQTTAYNAGFDYGFLNQRISGSIDFYYKKTKDLLSQVYLPVGTNFTNLITTNVGNTETKGVEFTINAIPVKTKDFTWSFNYNVAYNNNKITNLSLVPGVQNVTIATGSISGATGTTVQEHAVGYAPYSFYVYKQVYGANGKPLEGVYADLNGDGIINDSDRYLYKSPAPKVTMGFSTEFDYKKWSLSTVLRASLGNYVYNNTASNLGTSRNIITTVGTIGNASTDYYNTLFTNNQYLSDYYVQNASFLRMDNLGLGYNFGHITSNKHLTLRLNANVQNVFVITKFTGIDPEIYNGIDNKFYPRPRTYTLGFNLGF